CGTCGTCTCGGCGGGCCGCGCGGTCCCCGTGCCGTACAACGGCTCGGTCGCCCGGCTCAACTTCGGCTTCCTGAGCGCCGCGCGGGTGCGGCGCTGGCTGCACGACGGCACGTTCGACGTGATCCACATCCATGAGCCGGCCTCGCCCTCGCTGGGGCTGCTCTCCTGCTGGGCGGCTCAGGGCCCGATCGTCGCCACGTTCCACACGTCGAACCCGCGGTCCCGCGCCATGATCGCCGCGTATCCGATCCTCCAGCCCGCCCTGGAGAAGATCAGCGCGCGCATCGCGGTGAGCGAGTACGCGCGGCGCACGCTCGTGGAGCACCTCGGCGGTGACGCCGTCGTCATCCCGAACGGCGTCGACGTCGACTTCTTCGCCCGCGCCGAGCCCAAGGCCGAGTGGCAATCAGAAGGGGCGCGTAGCTCGGATGAGGGCGGCGGTGGGAGACGGGAGGGCGGCACCATCGGCTTCATCGGGCGCATCGACGAGCCCCGCAAGGGTCTTCCCGTACTGATGAAGGCCCTGCCGAGGATCCTGGCCGAGCGGCCCGGGACCCGGCTGCTCGTGGCCGGACGCGGCGACGAGGAGGAGGCCGTCGAGAGCCTGCCCGCCGAGATGCGCGAACGTGTCGAGTTCCTCGGCATGGTCAGCGACGAGGACAAGGCCAGACTGCTGCGCAGCGTCGACCTGTACGTGGCCCCCAACACCGGCGGCGAGAGCTTCGGCATCATCCTCGTCGAGGCCATGTCGGCGGGCGCGCCGGTCCTGGCCTCGGACCTCGACGCGTTCGCGCAGGTCCTCGACCAGGGCGGCGCGGGCGAGCTGTTCGCCAACGAGGACGCGGACGCCCTCGCGGACTCGGCCGTCCGGCTCCTGGGCGACGCCGACCGGCGCGAGGAGCTGCGGGAGCGCGGCAGCAAGCACGTGCGGCGCTTCGACTGGTCGACCGTGGGGGCGGACATCCTGTCCGTGTACGAGACGGTGACCACCGGCGCGGCGGCCGTCGCCACCGACGAACGCAGCGGACTGCGGGCCCGGTTCGGGCTCGCCCGCGACTGACGGGACGTACCGGCGGGCCACGCGCACAAACCGGTACGTCCCTCCCGTCCCGTACGCGGCTGATCGCCGCTGCGGGGCACGGCTGTAGCCTTTGCGCCCGTGACCTCCACTTTGATCTGGATCGCGGTCTTCCTCATCGCGGTC
The DNA window shown above is from Streptomyces sp. NBC_01445 and carries:
- a CDS encoding glycosyltransferase family 4 protein produces the protein MKIGIVCPYSWDVPGGVQFHIRDLAEHLIALGHEVSVLAPADDETPLPPYVVSAGRAVPVPYNGSVARLNFGFLSAARVRRWLHDGTFDVIHIHEPASPSLGLLSCWAAQGPIVATFHTSNPRSRAMIAAYPILQPALEKISARIAVSEYARRTLVEHLGGDAVVIPNGVDVDFFARAEPKAEWQSEGARSSDEGGGGRREGGTIGFIGRIDEPRKGLPVLMKALPRILAERPGTRLLVAGRGDEEEAVESLPAEMRERVEFLGMVSDEDKARLLRSVDLYVAPNTGGESFGIILVEAMSAGAPVLASDLDAFAQVLDQGGAGELFANEDADALADSAVRLLGDADRREELRERGSKHVRRFDWSTVGADILSVYETVTTGAAAVATDERSGLRARFGLARD